The following are encoded together in the Xanthomonas sacchari genome:
- a CDS encoding CHASE domain-containing protein has protein sequence MSNQRRTPVAGPARLARLAALAVLAVGLLAALLIAHGVQQRNRAQAQARFDQLASHVASDLRQRLDMYEHGLRGARGAVIAAGGEHISRERFARYSASRDYLREFPGVRGFGYIQRVPRADEAAFLQQAHADGAPSLRIVELAPHDGDRFVIVYIQPLRSNNAAEGFDIASEPARRAAAIAAARSGAPTITAPIRLVQTPGLGQGGFLLLLPVYREGMPLQTPEQRWQATTGWAYAPLNIAEVLASSDDHSNELRLRLADSQNPAQPFYRDDATPILAGGPAAERTLQVYGRQWRIGVHATPGFVRSLDQISPLLAGGLAAGIALLLAALLYVFLTSLRRRDLILSEQSQLAALVAGTSEAIVAEDLHGRVTHWNPAAMRIFGYTPEQAIGQPLQQLLGTQIRDPANGGDGVRELRHRDGHAVSVLASVSPIVGTGGGTIGHSHLLHDVTEQVRAQARVLELNATLEQQVAERTSELVTYSALQRAILANAGYAIVATDPDGVITLFNPAAETLLGYAAHELIGRKATGLFLDPEQLAARAERMATQSGMPVQPSFESVAALSTLGRSDTREWTYLSKDGHAFPVLLTLSTLRDDDDRVIGYLGIAVDLTEQKRHERELRLAIDAAETANQSKSDFLANMSHEIRTPMNAILGMLYLLRHSALSQAAQDMIQKIELSARNLLEIINDILDFSKIESGRIDLESAPFDLNELLENIAALMTSATSAKPVEMIVEPLPPGCRWLQGDALRLNQVLINLVGNAIKFTEQGEVVLSVRAFPGAEPGKLKLLFSVRDTGIGIAREKQSLIFSPFLQADTSTSRRYGGSGLGLTISRRLVELMGGQLEVQSAPGQGSDFYFVIPFAVAPAPADDDAPAQARRVLIADDHELVRRSLTDIANGFGWQVEAVSSGTAALAAAAPERDEFDVILLDWRMPDLDGLSVAQRIRAQSAPDRQPIIVMVTAYERRMIQEQQPGVADVDAVMTKPVTASALQRTIAMLLARRNGELPAAAPGDSVARLAGARLLVVDDSDINREVAQRILEGEGAVVDLAQDGAQALQRLRRDPGRFHVVLMDVQMPTMDGYEATRQLRADPELANVPVIALTAGAYRQQQEMALSSGMNDFIAKPFQVEDLIAIIRRYLPPNLAALPLLPLALPPSVLPSDDWPVSDPALLDTVQAQRLWGERDPYRRYLLKLLQEYPDPAASVRALLDAQRPGEAVSLAHKLRGSAGSLALPALSVASAALEERLSTAPAEAAGEIAALAAAMADTAAEVLRFADATQIATAPAAATDAAVDPATLQASWYQVLQVLDSDDPDRIDHTLRQLAAVLPAAHTAELQQLLENFSFREAEAKVRQWLAEATD, from the coding sequence ATGTCGAATCAACGCCGGACACCCGTCGCCGGCCCTGCGCGTCTAGCGCGGCTCGCCGCCCTGGCCGTGCTGGCCGTCGGGCTGCTCGCCGCGCTGCTGATCGCGCACGGCGTGCAGCAGCGCAATCGCGCACAGGCACAGGCGCGCTTCGATCAACTGGCCTCGCACGTGGCCAGCGACCTGCGGCAACGCCTGGACATGTACGAGCACGGCCTGCGCGGCGCGCGCGGCGCGGTGATCGCCGCTGGCGGCGAGCACATCTCGCGCGAGCGTTTCGCCCGCTACAGCGCCTCGCGCGACTACCTGCGCGAGTTCCCCGGCGTGCGCGGCTTCGGCTACATCCAGCGGGTGCCGCGCGCGGACGAGGCGGCGTTCCTGCAGCAGGCCCACGCCGACGGCGCGCCGTCGCTGCGGATCGTCGAACTGGCCCCGCACGACGGCGACCGTTTCGTCATCGTCTATATCCAGCCGCTCCGATCCAACAACGCCGCCGAGGGCTTCGACATCGCCTCCGAGCCGGCTCGGCGGGCCGCGGCGATCGCCGCGGCGCGCTCCGGTGCGCCCACCATCACCGCGCCGATCCGCCTGGTGCAGACGCCGGGGCTGGGCCAGGGCGGTTTCCTGCTGCTGTTGCCGGTGTACCGGGAAGGCATGCCGCTGCAGACCCCGGAGCAGCGCTGGCAGGCCACCACCGGCTGGGCCTATGCACCGCTGAACATCGCCGAGGTGCTGGCCTCCTCCGACGATCACAGCAACGAGCTGCGCCTGCGCCTGGCCGACAGCCAGAACCCGGCACAGCCGTTCTACCGCGACGACGCCACGCCGATCCTGGCCGGCGGGCCGGCCGCCGAGCGCACTCTCCAGGTCTACGGACGCCAGTGGCGGATCGGGGTGCACGCCACGCCGGGCTTCGTGCGCTCGCTGGATCAAATCTCCCCGCTGCTCGCCGGCGGCTTGGCCGCCGGCATCGCGCTGCTGCTGGCCGCGCTGCTGTACGTGTTCCTGACCAGCCTGCGCCGCCGCGACCTGATCCTCAGCGAGCAGAGCCAACTGGCCGCGCTGGTCGCCGGCACCAGCGAGGCGATCGTCGCCGAAGACCTGCACGGCCGGGTGACCCACTGGAACCCGGCAGCCATGCGCATCTTCGGCTACACCCCGGAGCAGGCCATCGGCCAGCCGCTGCAGCAGTTGCTGGGCACGCAGATCCGCGATCCGGCCAATGGCGGCGACGGCGTGCGCGAACTGCGCCACCGCGACGGCCATGCGGTCAGCGTGCTGGCCAGCGTCTCGCCGATCGTCGGCACCGGCGGCGGCACCATCGGCCATTCGCACCTGCTGCACGACGTCACCGAGCAGGTGCGCGCGCAGGCGCGGGTGCTGGAACTCAATGCCACGCTCGAACAGCAGGTGGCCGAGCGCACCAGCGAACTGGTCACCTATTCGGCGCTGCAGCGCGCGATCCTGGCCAATGCCGGCTACGCGATCGTCGCCACCGACCCGGACGGCGTCATCACCCTGTTCAACCCGGCCGCCGAGACCCTGCTCGGCTACGCCGCGCACGAACTGATCGGACGCAAGGCCACCGGCCTGTTCCTGGATCCGGAGCAACTGGCCGCGCGTGCCGAACGCATGGCCACGCAGTCGGGCATGCCGGTGCAGCCCTCGTTCGAATCGGTGGCGGCGCTGTCCACATTGGGACGCAGCGATACCCGCGAATGGACATACCTGAGCAAGGACGGCCATGCCTTCCCGGTGTTGCTCACCCTGAGCACGCTGCGCGACGACGACGACCGGGTGATCGGCTATCTCGGCATCGCCGTCGACCTGACCGAGCAGAAGCGCCACGAGCGCGAGCTGCGCCTGGCCATCGACGCGGCCGAAACCGCCAACCAATCCAAGAGCGATTTCCTGGCCAACATGAGCCACGAGATCCGCACGCCGATGAACGCGATCCTGGGCATGCTGTACCTGCTGCGGCACAGCGCCCTGTCGCAGGCGGCGCAGGACATGATCCAGAAGATCGAGCTGTCGGCACGCAACCTGCTGGAGATCATCAACGACATCCTCGACTTCTCCAAGATCGAGTCCGGGCGCATCGACCTGGAATCGGCGCCGTTCGACCTCAACGAACTGCTGGAGAACATCGCCGCGCTGATGACCTCGGCGACCAGCGCCAAGCCGGTGGAGATGATCGTCGAGCCGCTGCCGCCGGGCTGCCGCTGGCTGCAAGGCGACGCGCTGCGCCTGAACCAGGTGCTGATCAACCTGGTGGGCAATGCCATCAAGTTCACCGAACAGGGCGAGGTGGTGCTGTCGGTGCGCGCCTTCCCTGGCGCCGAACCCGGCAAGCTCAAGCTGCTGTTCTCGGTGCGCGACACCGGCATCGGCATCGCGCGCGAGAAGCAGAGCCTGATCTTCTCGCCGTTCCTGCAGGCCGACACCTCCACCAGCCGCCGCTACGGCGGCAGCGGCCTGGGCCTGACCATCAGCCGGCGCCTGGTGGAGCTGATGGGCGGGCAACTGGAAGTGCAGAGCGCCCCCGGCCAGGGCAGCGATTTCTACTTCGTCATTCCGTTCGCGGTGGCGCCGGCACCGGCCGACGACGACGCACCGGCACAGGCGCGACGGGTGCTGATCGCCGACGACCACGAGCTGGTGCGGCGCAGCCTGACCGACATCGCCAACGGGTTCGGCTGGCAGGTGGAAGCGGTGTCCAGCGGCACTGCCGCCTTGGCCGCGGCCGCGCCGGAACGCGACGAGTTCGACGTGATCCTGCTGGACTGGCGCATGCCCGACCTGGACGGACTGAGCGTGGCCCAGCGCATTCGCGCGCAATCGGCGCCGGACCGGCAGCCGATCATCGTCATGGTCACCGCCTACGAACGGCGCATGATCCAGGAGCAGCAGCCCGGCGTGGCCGACGTGGATGCGGTGATGACCAAGCCGGTCACCGCTTCGGCCCTGCAGCGCACCATCGCCATGCTGCTGGCGCGCCGCAACGGCGAGCTGCCCGCGGCAGCGCCCGGCGACAGCGTCGCGCGCCTGGCCGGGGCCCGCTTGCTGGTGGTCGACGACAGCGACATCAATCGCGAGGTCGCGCAGCGCATCCTCGAAGGCGAAGGCGCGGTGGTCGACCTGGCGCAGGACGGCGCCCAGGCACTGCAGCGGCTACGGCGCGATCCCGGCCGTTTCCACGTGGTACTGATGGACGTGCAGATGCCGACCATGGACGGCTACGAAGCCACCCGGCAACTGCGCGCCGACCCGGAGTTGGCCAACGTGCCGGTGATCGCCCTCACCGCCGGCGCCTATCGCCAGCAGCAGGAAATGGCGCTGTCCAGCGGCATGAACGATTTCATCGCCAAACCGTTCCAGGTCGAGGACCTGATCGCGATCATCCGCCGCTATCTGCCGCCGAACCTGGCCGCGCTGCCGCTGCTGCCGCTGGCGCTGCCACCGTCGGTGCTGCCGTCGGACGACTGGCCGGTCAGCGATCCGGCGTTGCTCGATACCGTCCAGGCGCAGCGGCTCTGGGGCGAGCGCGATCCGTACCGGCGCTATCTGCTGAAGCTGTTGCAGGAATATCCCGACCCGGCGGCGAGCGTGCGCGCCCTGCTGGACGCGCAGCGACCGGGCGAAGCGGTCTCGCTGGCGCACAAGTTGCGCGGCTCGGCCGGATCGCTGGCATTGCCGGCATTGAGCGTCGCCAGCGCCGCCCTCGAGGAACGCTTGAGCACGGCGCCAGCGGAGGCCGCGGGGGAGATCGCGGCGCTGGCCGCGGCGATGGCCGACACCGCCGCCGAAGTGCTGCGCTTCGCCGACGCCACCCAGATCGCCACGGCGCCTGCGGCGGCAACCGACGCAGCGGTGGACCCGGCGACATTGCAGGCGTCCTGGTACCAGGTGCTGCAGGTGCTGGACAGCGACGATCCGGACCGCATCGACCACACGCTGCGGCAACTGGCCGCCGTCCTGCCGGCGGCGCACACCGCCGAACTGCAGCAGTTGCTGGAGAATTTTTCCTTCCGTGAGGCCGAGGCCAAGGTCAGGCAATGGCTGGCCGAGGCAACCGACTGA
- a CDS encoding two-component system response regulator, with protein sequence MTQPCILCVDDEPSNLALIRQLLREDYALVFAKNGAEALRGVAKHRPALILLDVDLPDVDGYTLARTLKQDARSAAIPIIFVTGKDKDADESIGFDAGGVDYITKPYSPSILRARVRTHLSLVSAASLADSHRAAIEMLGMAGHYSDSDTGTHIWRMAAYARALALAAGWSREDADLLEQAAPMHDTGKIGIPDAVLKKPGPLDADEWQVMKRHPRIGYDILSRSSAPLFRLAAEVSLYHHEHWDGGGYPAGVSGTQIPESARIVAVADVFDALTSPRPYKAPWTLEQAMELFRDKSGSQFEPRLVALFEAILPQILQIQAYWNEREGEDDPPPRGKAQAALRQHGG encoded by the coding sequence ATGACCCAGCCGTGCATTCTCTGTGTCGACGACGAACCCAGCAACCTGGCGCTGATCCGGCAGTTGCTGCGCGAGGACTATGCGCTGGTGTTCGCAAAGAACGGCGCCGAAGCGCTGCGCGGGGTGGCCAAGCATCGCCCGGCGCTGATCCTGCTCGACGTCGACCTGCCCGACGTCGACGGCTACACCCTGGCCCGCACGCTCAAGCAAGATGCGCGCAGCGCGGCGATCCCGATCATCTTCGTCACCGGCAAGGACAAGGACGCCGACGAGAGCATCGGCTTCGACGCCGGCGGCGTCGACTACATCACCAAGCCGTATTCGCCGAGCATTCTGCGCGCGCGGGTGCGCACCCACCTGTCGCTGGTCAGCGCCGCCAGCCTCGCCGACAGCCACCGCGCCGCGATCGAGATGCTGGGCATGGCCGGCCACTACAGCGACTCGGACACCGGCACCCATATCTGGCGCATGGCCGCCTACGCCCGCGCGCTGGCGCTGGCCGCGGGCTGGTCGCGCGAGGACGCCGACCTGCTGGAACAGGCCGCGCCGATGCACGACACCGGCAAGATCGGCATCCCCGATGCGGTGCTGAAAAAGCCCGGGCCGCTGGATGCGGACGAGTGGCAGGTGATGAAGCGGCACCCGCGGATCGGCTACGACATCCTCAGCCGCAGCAGCGCGCCACTGTTCCGCCTCGCCGCCGAGGTGTCCCTGTACCACCACGAGCACTGGGACGGCGGCGGCTACCCGGCCGGCGTGTCGGGCACGCAGATTCCCGAATCGGCGCGGATCGTGGCAGTGGCCGACGTGTTCGATGCCCTCACCTCGCCGCGCCCGTACAAGGCGCCGTGGACGCTGGAGCAGGCGATGGAACTGTTCCGCGACAAGTCCGGCAGCCAGTTCGAGCCACGCCTGGTCGCGTTGTTCGAGGCGATCCTGCCGCAGATCCTGCAGATCCAGGCGTACTGGAACGAACGCGAGGGCGAGGACGACCCGCCGCCGCGCGGCAAGGCGCAGGCCGCGTTGCGGCAGCACGGCGGCTGA